A genomic window from Nicotiana sylvestris chromosome 11, ASM39365v2, whole genome shotgun sequence includes:
- the LOC104215330 gene encoding cyclin-B1-1 isoform X1: protein MGKLNSQKHISTIKDGVTELKVYEEVDKIKIQSRDSLSRRCKGKSGAPNMSDVQTSWKSSERGIKHIERIKAKCSTCVKVNVKRKVLTDISNIRGNSLRTKSYNSSKLLVSDGKCPKNASNSARRFIMKIQRSFSYHGFIAGIDIEPGNVRTNLNGATGDKQILTRAPFKDMKASFDGPKTRIQGRKSVTTGIRPTGRNDLPPSRRSLPILQQVNIEGTNNKEKGKVRANLNKATDDKQILTQAPHKDMKASFDGPKTRIQVRKPVTTGIRRTGRNALPPSRRSLPILQQVNVEDTNNKEKENSKKLEKGKGISGVSVLAKPKAAGDVLPQLSNHSNIRRNRVGDASARMAPRGQAKVEVGALRRKSVRTVLKITASGLNSQKSSKSNSMSGVHKCTSRFASPCKRLVDVRTSSLSKSATSEISAEQPHQKEVPSSSSGSLATPELSIARKKSDRRKSFTCLLMARSKLMKELCGTVELDNLSNIYDSCNHLEVTEYVDDIYQYYWVIEAQNQPIKNYMETQKEITPQMRGILINWLIEVHLKFDLMQETLFLMVTLLDYYLTLARVKKNDLQLVGLTSLLLASKYEDLFHPRVMDLLSISAESYTRDQMLEMEKDILRKLKFRLNAATPYVFMLRLLKAAQADTRIEHLAFYLIELCLVEYEALNYKPSMLCASAIYVARCTMQMTPAWTPLLGMHARYQESQLRHCAEMILRFHKAASTALLKVTHEKYMQSSNSKVAAIKPLQSLP from the exons ATG GGTAAATTGAACTCGCAGAAACATATATCCACCATAAAAG ATGGAGTTACAGAACTCAAGGTTTACGAAGAGGTAGATAAGATAAAAATCCAAAGCCGTGATTCTCTCAGCAGGCGCTGCAA gGGAAAGTCTGGTGCGCCTAACATGAGTGATGTGCAGACCAGTTGGAAGAGCTCGGAG AGGGGTATCAAGCACATAGAGAGGATAAAAGCAAAATGCAGTACTTGTG TTAAGGTAAATGTCAAAAGAAAAGTATTGACGGATATCAGCAATATCAGGGGCAACTCTTTGAGAACCAAATCATATAATAGCTCCAAACTGCT GGTGTCAGATGGTAAATGCCCAAAAAATGCAAGCAATTCAGCAAGAAGATTTATCATG AAGATACAAAGGAGTTTCTCATACCATGGCTTTATTGCAGGGATTGACATTGAGCCG GGAAATGTGAGGACAAACTTGAACGGAGCTACTGGTGACAAGCAAATCTTGACACGGG CACCATTCAAAGATATGAAAGCCTCCTTTGATGGCCCAAAGACCAGAATTCAAGGCCGTAAATCAGTTACCACTGGAATCAG GCCAACTGGAAGGAATGATCTACCGCCATCAAG GAGGTCTTTACCTATACTACAGCAGGTGAACATCGAGGGTACAAACAATAAAGAGAAG GGAAAGGTGAGGGCGAACTTGAATAAAGCTACTGATGACAAGCAAATCTTGACACAGG CACCACACAAAGATATGAAAGCCTCCTTTGATGGCCCAAAGACCAGAATTCAAGTCCGTAAACCAGTTACCACTGGAATCAG GAGAACTGGAAGGAATGCTCTACCGCCATCAAG GAGGTCTTTACCAATACTACAGCAGGTGAACGTCGAGGACACGAACAATAAAGAGAAG gaaaattccAAAAAGTTGGAGAAAGGCAAAGGAATAAGTGGTGTTTCAG TTTTGGCAAAGCCTAAGGCCGCAGGAGATGTTTTACCACAGTTAAGCAACCACAGCAACATCCGGAGAAATCGAGTTGGTGATGCCTCGGCTAGAAT GGCTCCCCGGGGTCAAGCTAAGGTGGAAGTTGGAGCATTGAGAAGAAAATCAGTCAGG ACAGTTCTGAAAATTACTGCTAGTGGTCTCAATTCACAAAAGAGTTCAAAGTCGAACTCCATGTCAGGTGTGCACAAATGCACCTCTCGATTTGCCAGTCCATGTAAAAGGCTGGTGGATGTTAGGACATCTTCCCTATCAAAATCTGCAACATCAGAGATTTCAGCTGAGCAACCTCATCAAAAGGAAGTTCCTTCTAGTAGTAGTGGCAGCTTAGCTACACCGGAATTGTCAATTGCCAGGAAGAAATCTGACCGTAGGAAGTCTTTTACGTGTTTACTGATGGCAAGATCAAAG CTTATGAAGGAGCTATGTGGAACTGTAGAGCTGGACAATTTGTCAAACATTTATGATAGTTGCAATCATCTTGAAGTTACAGAATATGTTGATGACATCTATCAGTATTATTGGGTTATAGAG GCACAGAATCAGCCTATCAAAAACTACATGGAGACTCAGAAGGAAATAACACCCCAAATGCGTGGCATATTGATCAACTGGCTTATTGAA GTCCATTTGAAATTTGATTTGATGCAAGAAACTCTATTTCTCATGGTTACACTCCTGGACTACTACTTAACATTAGCAAGGGTCAAGAAGAATGATTTGCAGTTAGTTGGCCTTACTTCACTGTTGTTGGCATCAAAATATGAGGACCTTTTCCATCCGAGG GTCATGGACTTACTAAGCATCTCTGCAGAGTCATACACAAGAGATCAGATGCTGGAAATG GAGAAAGATATCTTAAGGAAATTGAAGTTTCGCCTTAATGCAGCAACTCCTTATGTCTTCATGCTAAGGCTTCTTAAGGCTGCTCAAGCAGACACAAGG ATTGAACATCTGGCATTTTACCTCATCGAGTTGTGCTTGGTTGAATATGAAGCTTTGAACTACAAGCCATCCATGCTTTGTGCATCAGCTATTTATGTGGCAAGATGTACGATGCAAATGACGCCAGCCTGGACACCACTGCTGGGGATGCATGCACGTTATCAAGAATCCCAACTCAG ACATTGCGCGGAAATGATCTTGAGGTTTCACAAAGCTGCAAGCACAGCACTTTTGAAAGTCACGCATGAGAAATATATGCAGTCCAGTAACAGCAAAGTTGCTGCTATAAAACCTTTGCAGAGTCTCCCTTAA
- the LOC104215330 gene encoding putative cyclin-B3-1 isoform X6 produces the protein MPKKCKQFSKKIYHGIDIEPGNVRTNLNGATGDKQILTRAPFKDMKASFDGPKTRIQGRKSVTTGIRPTGRNDLPPSRRSLPILQQVNIEGTNNKEKGKVRANLNKATDDKQILTQAPHKDMKASFDGPKTRIQVRKPVTTGIRRTGRNALPPSRRSLPILQQVNVEDTNNKEKENSKKLEKGKGISGVSVLAKPKAAGDVLPQLSNHSNIRRNRVGDASARMAPRGQAKVEVGALRRKSVRTVLKITASGLNSQKSSKSNSMSGVHKCTSRFASPCKRLVDVRTSSLSKSATSEISAEQPHQKEVPSSSSGSLATPELSIARKKSDRRKSFTCLLMARSKLMKELCGTVELDNLSNIYDSCNHLEVTEYVDDIYQYYWVIEAQNQPIKNYMETQKEITPQMRGILINWLIEVHLKFDLMQETLFLMVTLLDYYLTLARVKKNDLQLVGLTSLLLASKYEDLFHPRVMDLLSISAESYTRDQMLEMEKDILRKLKFRLNAATPYVFMLRLLKAAQADTRIEHLAFYLIELCLVEYEALNYKPSMLCASAIYVARCTMQMTPAWTPLLGMHARYQESQLRHCAEMILRFHKAASTALLKVTHEKYMQSSNSKVAAIKPLQSLP, from the exons ATGCCCAAAAAATGCAAGCAATTCAGCAAGAAGATTTATCATG GGATTGACATTGAGCCG GGAAATGTGAGGACAAACTTGAACGGAGCTACTGGTGACAAGCAAATCTTGACACGGG CACCATTCAAAGATATGAAAGCCTCCTTTGATGGCCCAAAGACCAGAATTCAAGGCCGTAAATCAGTTACCACTGGAATCAG GCCAACTGGAAGGAATGATCTACCGCCATCAAG GAGGTCTTTACCTATACTACAGCAGGTGAACATCGAGGGTACAAACAATAAAGAGAAG GGAAAGGTGAGGGCGAACTTGAATAAAGCTACTGATGACAAGCAAATCTTGACACAGG CACCACACAAAGATATGAAAGCCTCCTTTGATGGCCCAAAGACCAGAATTCAAGTCCGTAAACCAGTTACCACTGGAATCAG GAGAACTGGAAGGAATGCTCTACCGCCATCAAG GAGGTCTTTACCAATACTACAGCAGGTGAACGTCGAGGACACGAACAATAAAGAGAAG gaaaattccAAAAAGTTGGAGAAAGGCAAAGGAATAAGTGGTGTTTCAG TTTTGGCAAAGCCTAAGGCCGCAGGAGATGTTTTACCACAGTTAAGCAACCACAGCAACATCCGGAGAAATCGAGTTGGTGATGCCTCGGCTAGAAT GGCTCCCCGGGGTCAAGCTAAGGTGGAAGTTGGAGCATTGAGAAGAAAATCAGTCAGG ACAGTTCTGAAAATTACTGCTAGTGGTCTCAATTCACAAAAGAGTTCAAAGTCGAACTCCATGTCAGGTGTGCACAAATGCACCTCTCGATTTGCCAGTCCATGTAAAAGGCTGGTGGATGTTAGGACATCTTCCCTATCAAAATCTGCAACATCAGAGATTTCAGCTGAGCAACCTCATCAAAAGGAAGTTCCTTCTAGTAGTAGTGGCAGCTTAGCTACACCGGAATTGTCAATTGCCAGGAAGAAATCTGACCGTAGGAAGTCTTTTACGTGTTTACTGATGGCAAGATCAAAG CTTATGAAGGAGCTATGTGGAACTGTAGAGCTGGACAATTTGTCAAACATTTATGATAGTTGCAATCATCTTGAAGTTACAGAATATGTTGATGACATCTATCAGTATTATTGGGTTATAGAG GCACAGAATCAGCCTATCAAAAACTACATGGAGACTCAGAAGGAAATAACACCCCAAATGCGTGGCATATTGATCAACTGGCTTATTGAA GTCCATTTGAAATTTGATTTGATGCAAGAAACTCTATTTCTCATGGTTACACTCCTGGACTACTACTTAACATTAGCAAGGGTCAAGAAGAATGATTTGCAGTTAGTTGGCCTTACTTCACTGTTGTTGGCATCAAAATATGAGGACCTTTTCCATCCGAGG GTCATGGACTTACTAAGCATCTCTGCAGAGTCATACACAAGAGATCAGATGCTGGAAATG GAGAAAGATATCTTAAGGAAATTGAAGTTTCGCCTTAATGCAGCAACTCCTTATGTCTTCATGCTAAGGCTTCTTAAGGCTGCTCAAGCAGACACAAGG ATTGAACATCTGGCATTTTACCTCATCGAGTTGTGCTTGGTTGAATATGAAGCTTTGAACTACAAGCCATCCATGCTTTGTGCATCAGCTATTTATGTGGCAAGATGTACGATGCAAATGACGCCAGCCTGGACACCACTGCTGGGGATGCATGCACGTTATCAAGAATCCCAACTCAG ACATTGCGCGGAAATGATCTTGAGGTTTCACAAAGCTGCAAGCACAGCACTTTTGAAAGTCACGCATGAGAAATATATGCAGTCCAGTAACAGCAAAGTTGCTGCTATAAAACCTTTGCAGAGTCTCCCTTAA